Proteins from one Cyprinus carpio isolate SPL01 chromosome B15, ASM1834038v1, whole genome shotgun sequence genomic window:
- the LOC122139828 gene encoding ankyrin repeat domain-containing protein 11-like: MAATEANAEPVQADIVENKAEVETTNPASASTEEAPASTEETQPTTEALPSTEQPADSKSKPASEKIWDSFLNNFCLGKVMGGKKKKEQQTGAEDITGEEQDKVSTQNDQGDTAGPKEQESSQPAEAGEAAADGQSIEKAPENEEACQEQKASGAKPKQGEKSSVRDFIRKPVAKIFSHKSTDKKEGTEALQKHGKVRSKSLDRLEDADASTNVADQTEEPPTADEPDKSNPQTTKNVKRWHSFKKLMAQKSHKKSTDESKDAEGAEGTSADGAGDSGTLDSTTKSEHSGQKRWKLKRSWTFQGLKRDSSVVGIHKPKDKDSSDVKDENAPEAEQGTEDVKVASDVETQEKTNAEGEEEKGATATSQHAKSVDQHANEIWTSFKKRVIPKSKRAADSGGVEEEAAGEQEQTDEPQAGKDLGKTAKAKRTHFNRAVSLKNFILRKGKSTSMDMGEGTAAQKDGDGTGESEAKDVDGLDDEAGATDDPQTGSEEQTAAPSESNNEAQVAGEHKSSDGEEMSHTSAPSGQPSDKSHVANPAPEGGGQTEPKANGENGCSDATSEDTAAHNHEATTQNDVKDEETNQETIDSSGKTCPKDGKILNQDGKCDTVNAVAQSEKKAGNV; the protein is encoded by the exons ATGGCGGCAACCGAGGCTAATGCAGAGCCTGTCCAAGCAGACATCGTTGAGAACAAGGCAGAGGTAGAAACCACAAATCCAGCCTCAGCTTCAACAGAGGAAGCCCCAGCTTCAACAGAGGAAACACAGCCTACTACTGAGGCACTGCCAAGCACAGAGCAACCAGCTGATAGCAAATCCAAGCCAGCCTCTGAGAAAATATGGGactcttttttaaataacttttgtcTTGGAAAAGTAATGGGAGGGAAGAAAAAGAAGGAGCAGCAGACAGGAGCTGAGGATATTACTGGTGAGGAGCAGGATAAGGTCTCTACCCAGAACGATCAAGGGGATACTGCAGGCCCTAAAGAGCAGGAATCTAGTCAGCCAGCAGAAGCTGGCGAGGCTGCAGCTGATGGGCAGTCTATTGAAAAAGCACCAGAAAATGAGGAGGCTTGCCAAGAGCAAAAGGCATCTGGTGCCAAGCCAAAGCAAGGAGAGAAGTCTAGTGTTAGGGACTTCATCCGCAAGCCTGTTGCTAAAATTTTCTCGCACAAAAGCACAGACAAAAAGGAGGGAACAGAGGCACTCCAAAAACATGGCAAGGTTCGGTCAAAATCACTAGACAGGCTGGAGGATGCTGATGCCAGTACAAATGTTGCAGACCAAACAGAGGAGCCTCCTACTGCAGATGAGCCAGACAAGTCTAACCCCCAGACAACAAAAAATGTGAAGCGCTGGCACTCTTTTAAGAAACTCATGGCTCAGAAAAGTCACAAGAAAAGCACAGACGAGTCCAAGGATGCTGAGGGAGCAGAAGGAACCAGTGCAGATGGAGCAGGAGACAGTGGGACACTGGATTCCACTACAAAGTCAGAGCACTCTGGGCAAAAAAGGTGGAAACTAAAGAGATCCTGGACATTCCAAGGTCTGAAGAGAGATTCATCAGTTGTTGGAATCCACAAACCAAAGGACAAAGactcttcagatgttaaagacGAAAATGCCCCAGAGGCTGAACAGGGGACGGAAGATGTAAAGGTAGCCAGTGACGTAGAAACACAGGAGAAGACTAACGCTGAGGGTGAGGAGGAGAAAGGAGCAACTGCTACTTCACAGCATGCAAAATCGGTGGACCAGCATGCAAATGAGATCTGGACCTCTTTCAAAAAACGAGTTATTCCCAAATCAAAGAGGGCAGCTGACTCTGGTGGAGTAGAGGAGGAAGCAGCGGGTGAGCAAGAGCAGACTGATGAACCACAGGCGGGTAAAGACTTAGGCAAGACAGCCAAGGCAAAAAGGACACACTTCAACCGTGCTGTGTCACTAAAGAACTTCATACTGCGAAAGGGGAAAAGCACCAGCATGGACATGGGGGAGGGTACAGCAGCCCAGAAAGATGGAGATGGTACTGGTGAGAGTGAGGCTAAAGACGTGGATGGCCTTGATGATGAAGCTGGGGCAACTGATGACCCACAGACTGGATCAGAGGAGCAGACTGCGGCTCCGAGTGAGAGCAATAATGAAGCTCAGGTGGCAGGCGAACACAAGAGTTCTGATGGAGAGGAGATGTCCCACACTAGTGCACCATCTGGTCAGCCATCAGACAAGTCTCACGTAGCAAATCCAGCACCAGAGGGTGGAGGCCAGACAGAGCCAAAAGCCAATGGTGAGAATGGATGCTCGGATGCTACATCAGAGGACACCGCAGCACACAATCATGAAGCAACAACCCAGAATGATGTGAAGGATGAGGAGACCAACCAGGAGACCATAGACTCTAGTGGGAAAACTTGTCCGAAGGATGGGAAGATCCTGAATCAAGACGGGAAGTGCGATACTGTCAATGCAGTTGCCCAAAGCG AAAAAAAGGCGGGAAACGTGTGA
- the LOC109103159 gene encoding transmembrane protein 87A-like isoform X2, giving the protein MATATTESLVSARFRVVLLVVILQFVLIPPVTAISEPGKWVLDVDNIGDSPMFYYFPKTMFNNTFIEINLNIEECAVPVNLTIAWYLRSSPCYDEVFGLDPKSLEVYFERTTATREGSYGFYINHKYEPIKCESNIPGIKFGVKDFDHPKQLESWTQPTPTSQGRRRRDAVKPEGQTKNAAATNSTSAPKSKDSSSVETSQKSDTAVAQTWEDSPYMFIIKIEANPPPAKEIKSSIKLEVRMHGAYQYISASEWPLMIFYMVMCIVYVIMGVLWLALSACYWRDLLRIQFWIGGVIFLGMLEKAVYYAEFQSIRYDGHSVHGAVVFAEVLSAVKRTLARVLVIIASLGYGIVKPRLGALLHRVVGVGLLYLIFSIIEGVLRVNTAEDDLVLLAAIPLAVLDSTLCWWIFISLAQTMKLGLTMKLLRLRRNVVKLSLYRHFTNTLIFAVIASVIFIVWTTKTFKLSKCQSDWRELWIDDAFWRFLFSSILLVIMFLWRPSANNQRYAFSPLVDEISEEEEEQLMNEAFEGVKMRGMKPETNGSAKPGKVDEDLKWVEENIPSSMADVALPPLLDSDEEIMTTKFEMSKME; this is encoded by the exons ATGGCGACTGCCACGACCGAGTCATTGGTGTCGGCAAGATTCAGAGTAGTACTGCTTGTCGTCATTCTTCAGTTTGTATTAATACCACCGGTGACTGCTATATCAGAGCCGGGAAAATGGGTCCTGGATGTGGATAAT atAGGTGATAGCCCAATGTTCTACTATTTTCCGAAGACGATGTtcaataatacttttattgaaattaatt TGAACATTGAAGAGTGTGCTGTTCCTGTAAACCTCACTATAGCATGGTATTTGCGGAGTTCTCCTTGCTACGACGAAGTGTTTGGACTTGAT CCTAAATCACTAGAAGTCTATTTTGAGAGAACCACTGCGACACGGGAAGGAAGCTATGGATTCTACATAAACCACAAGTATGAGCCTATAAAGTGTGAATCTAATATTCCTGGAATTAAG TTTGGAGTAAAAGACTTTGATCATCCTAAACAGCTGGAGTCATGGACTCAG CCAACCCCAACTTCACAAGGCAGAAGAAGGAGGGATGCAGTGAAGCCAGAAGGGCAGACAAAAAAT GCAGCAGCAACAAATTCAACGAGTGCTCCAAAAAGCAAAGACTCTTCATCAGTGGAGACCTCG caAAAATCAGACACTGCAGTGGCACAAACCTGGGAAGACAGCCCCTATATGTTCATCATCAAAATTGAGGCAAATCCTCCACCTgctaaagaaataaaatcaagcattaaat tGGAGGTCAGGATGCACGGCGCCTATCAATACATCTCAGCGTCTGAATGGCCATTAATGATT TTCTACATGGTGATGTGCATCGTCTATGTGATTATGGGCGTGCTGTGGTTGGCTCTCTCTGCGTGTTACTGGAGAGACCTGCTTCGGATTCAGTTTTGGATTGGAGGAGTGATCTTCCTGGGCATGCTTGAGAAGGCAGTctactatgcagagttccagagTATCCGTTACGATGGCCACTCAG TTCATGGTGCAGTGGTGTTTGCTGAGGTGCTTTCAGCTGTAAAAAGAACCCTGGCTCGAGTGCTGGTCATCATTGCTAGCCTTGGATATGGCATAGTCAA ACCAAGACTAGGAGCGTTGCTGCACAGGGTGGTGGGGGTAGGACTGCTCTACCTTATCTTCTCCATCATAGAAGGTGTACTGAGAGTCAACACG GCTGAAGATGACCTGGTGTTGCTGGCTGCCATCCCCTTGGCTGTTCTCGACTCTACCCTCTGCTGGTGG ATCTTCATTAGCCTGGCCCAGACGATGAAGCTAGGACTGACGATGAAGCTCCTTCGGCTGAGGAGAAATGTGGTCAAGCTGTCCCTTTACCGACACTTCACCAACACTCTCATATTCGCTGTCATTG CTTctgttatatttattgtgtggACAACGAAGACTTTCAAGTTATCCAAGTGCCAATCT GACTGGAGAGAGCTATGGATAGATGATGCCTTCTGGCGCTTCCTGTTCTCTAGTATCCTGCTTGTTATCATGTTCTTATGGAGGCCGTCAGCCAACAACCAGAG GTATGCCTTCAGTCCACTGGTGGATGAGATTagtgaggaagaagaggagcagCTAATGAATGAAGCCTTCG AGGGTGTGAAAATGAGAGGGATGAAACCAGAGACCAATGGGAGTGCAAAACCCGGCAAAGTG GATGAAGATCTCAAATGGGTCGAGGAGAACATTCCCTCATCAATGGCTGATGT CGCACTGCCACCACTGCTAGACTCAGACGAG GAGATCATGACTACAAAATTTGAGATGTCCAAAATGGAGTAG
- the LOC109103159 gene encoding transmembrane protein 87A-like isoform X1, translated as MATATTESLVSARFRVVLLVVILQFVLIPPVTAISEPGKWVLDVDNIGDSPMFYYFPKTMFNNTFIEINLNIEECAVPVNLTIAWYLRSSPCYDEVFGLDPKSLEVYFERTTATREGSYGFYINHKYEPIKCESNIPGIKFGVKDFDHPKQLESWTQPTPTSQGRRRRDAVKPEGQTKNAAATNSTSAPKSKDSSSVETSQKSDTAVAQTWEDSPYMFIIKIEANPPPAKEIKSSIKLEVRMHGAYQYISASEWPLMIFYMVMCIVYVIMGVLWLALSACYWRDLLRIQFWIGGVIFLGMLEKAVYYAEFQSIRYDGHSVHGAVVFAEVLSAVKRTLARVLVIIASLGYGIVKPRLGALLHRVVGVGLLYLIFSIIEGVLRVNTEHGGSSRLLCDIVMALIDSCIVWWIFISLAQTMKLGLTMKLLRLRRNVVKLSLYRHFTNTLIFAVIASVIFIVWTTKTFKLSKCQSDWRELWIDDAFWRFLFSSILLVIMFLWRPSANNQRYAFSPLVDEISEEEEEQLMNEAFEGVKMRGMKPETNGSAKPGKVDEDLKWVEENIPSSMADVALPPLLDSDEEIMTTKFEMSKME; from the exons ATGGCGACTGCCACGACCGAGTCATTGGTGTCGGCAAGATTCAGAGTAGTACTGCTTGTCGTCATTCTTCAGTTTGTATTAATACCACCGGTGACTGCTATATCAGAGCCGGGAAAATGGGTCCTGGATGTGGATAAT atAGGTGATAGCCCAATGTTCTACTATTTTCCGAAGACGATGTtcaataatacttttattgaaattaatt TGAACATTGAAGAGTGTGCTGTTCCTGTAAACCTCACTATAGCATGGTATTTGCGGAGTTCTCCTTGCTACGACGAAGTGTTTGGACTTGAT CCTAAATCACTAGAAGTCTATTTTGAGAGAACCACTGCGACACGGGAAGGAAGCTATGGATTCTACATAAACCACAAGTATGAGCCTATAAAGTGTGAATCTAATATTCCTGGAATTAAG TTTGGAGTAAAAGACTTTGATCATCCTAAACAGCTGGAGTCATGGACTCAG CCAACCCCAACTTCACAAGGCAGAAGAAGGAGGGATGCAGTGAAGCCAGAAGGGCAGACAAAAAAT GCAGCAGCAACAAATTCAACGAGTGCTCCAAAAAGCAAAGACTCTTCATCAGTGGAGACCTCG caAAAATCAGACACTGCAGTGGCACAAACCTGGGAAGACAGCCCCTATATGTTCATCATCAAAATTGAGGCAAATCCTCCACCTgctaaagaaataaaatcaagcattaaat tGGAGGTCAGGATGCACGGCGCCTATCAATACATCTCAGCGTCTGAATGGCCATTAATGATT TTCTACATGGTGATGTGCATCGTCTATGTGATTATGGGCGTGCTGTGGTTGGCTCTCTCTGCGTGTTACTGGAGAGACCTGCTTCGGATTCAGTTTTGGATTGGAGGAGTGATCTTCCTGGGCATGCTTGAGAAGGCAGTctactatgcagagttccagagTATCCGTTACGATGGCCACTCAG TTCATGGTGCAGTGGTGTTTGCTGAGGTGCTTTCAGCTGTAAAAAGAACCCTGGCTCGAGTGCTGGTCATCATTGCTAGCCTTGGATATGGCATAGTCAA ACCAAGACTAGGAGCGTTGCTGCACAGGGTGGTGGGGGTAGGACTGCTCTACCTTATCTTCTCCATCATAGAAGGTGTACTGAGAGTCAACACG GAGCACGGTGGTTCAAGCAGGCTGCTTTGTGACATTGTTATGGCCCTCATTGATTCTTGTATTGTATGGTGG ATCTTCATTAGCCTGGCCCAGACGATGAAGCTAGGACTGACGATGAAGCTCCTTCGGCTGAGGAGAAATGTGGTCAAGCTGTCCCTTTACCGACACTTCACCAACACTCTCATATTCGCTGTCATTG CTTctgttatatttattgtgtggACAACGAAGACTTTCAAGTTATCCAAGTGCCAATCT GACTGGAGAGAGCTATGGATAGATGATGCCTTCTGGCGCTTCCTGTTCTCTAGTATCCTGCTTGTTATCATGTTCTTATGGAGGCCGTCAGCCAACAACCAGAG GTATGCCTTCAGTCCACTGGTGGATGAGATTagtgaggaagaagaggagcagCTAATGAATGAAGCCTTCG AGGGTGTGAAAATGAGAGGGATGAAACCAGAGACCAATGGGAGTGCAAAACCCGGCAAAGTG GATGAAGATCTCAAATGGGTCGAGGAGAACATTCCCTCATCAATGGCTGATGT CGCACTGCCACCACTGCTAGACTCAGACGAG GAGATCATGACTACAAAATTTGAGATGTCCAAAATGGAGTAG
- the LOC109103167 gene encoding calpain small subunit 1-like, whose protein sequence is MFLANKLIKGLIDVVSNVDQFIPSDPPPPRRPLAYTNQNETDEERQFRRVFQQLAGDDMEVSPNELMGILNKIISKHGDLKTDGFTIESCRSMVAVMDSDSTGKLGFEEFKYLWNNIKRWQGIYKNFDADHSGVIGSDELPGAFKAAGFPLNDQLFQLIVRRYSDEKGNMDFDNYIGCLVRLDAMCRAFKTLDKDNNGTIKVDIQEWLQLTMYS, encoded by the exons ATGTTTTTGGCCAACAAACTTATTAAAGGGTTAATAGATGTTGTCAG cAACGTCGACCAGTTTATTCCTTCTGATCCT CCTCCTCCTAGAAGACCACTCGCTTACACAAACCAGAATGAAACCGATGAAGAGAGGCAGTTTCGGAGGGTGTTTCAGCAACTTGCAGGGGAT GACATGGAGGTGAGCCCTAATGAACTGATGGGCATCCTTAACAAGATTATTTCCAAAC ATGGCGATCTGAAGACAGATGGTTTCACTATTGAGTCCTGCAGAAGCATGGTGGCAGTAATGGAT AGTGACAGTACTGGAAAACTGGGATTTGAAGAGTTTAAGTATCTTTGGAATAACATCAAGAGGTGGCAG GGCATTTACAAGAATTTCGATGCCGATCACTCTGGTGTGATTGGGTCTGATGAGCTACCTGGAGCTTTTAAAGCAGCAG GGTTCCCACTGAATGACCAGCTTTTCCAGTTGATCGTCAGGCGATATAGTGATGAAAAGGGCAACATGGACTTTGACAATTACATCGGGTGTCTTGTGCGCCTGGATGCTATGTGTC gtgccTTCAAGACACTTGATAAAGACAACAATGGCACCATTAAAGTCGACATTCAAGAG tggtTGCAGCTGACAATGTACTCCTGa